A DNA window from Plasmodium vinckei vinckei genome assembly, chromosome: PVVCY_10 contains the following coding sequences:
- a CDS encoding kinesin-8, putative, which produces MNGKFSNVIKRNNNDENNKKVNKVYIYNKKNKKFIENNTISSSNTNNTNNTNNTSNTSNNSSKKNILFLNTQNEIERKSQKNFFFLHNIKERKSILKKKKKISHMKRLENVNNNGIDLSTISYMEENNFYDNNNKKTLRIPPEFSTTKKAPKVTHGSIDSVKKKNYENLSDDKKHLVNTSGKISDIGNTLGNNNIGGSNIAIKKLENKKSPIIFWKGNEREIIKKNYSSNNNTNRIINYNDQTLKIFCNLNKENNKNGVKTNKTNNFISNSNDNKNIKRKPMENEVAHTDVNISNTGNSCMRTDPQRTICIIGDETKNNAYEMNKTITKNMLSINDNKNFMGNMNEYPITSKNIYDSIYIPQINIKNINNSYPRNNNNLGTYSYGVNNNTKSGVGNNSNDTVNIGNNNTININGLKKCDSSNLINTLNEYSNVKVAVRIRPIPDDEEKIVSIFNNNYVLIEKTNEKESYLLSQKKKQSTYVFDTVFDVNASQEEVFYHTSKPLIPHVFKGINCTVFAYGATGSGKTYTMLDDKNQNGIVQLSLLELFTIIKDKKCKNVKVLMSFLEVYNETIRDLLGKEKNKTLEVQEDVAEVKVSNLCEIEIQSYEQAMLLINEGVRNRKMSPTRANKVSSRSHAILQIYVLNEMLDSNMNVINYKAKLCFVDLAGSERASATSNKGERFKEGSYINQSLLALANCINSLASNRNLAKVRVKYRDSKLTHLLKNSLEGNCLVVMIANINPSRKCFQESNNTLKYAFRARNIKLCATVQTNDNKETDIEKILKKNYVLQKEYDSLLIKHKSLREFYFRLKNLFCLYKIIHSCYQKKENTIENVSILGLKQDISIYEQLIKIKLDEAKNKIDSMNDDDDKNFINIFDSNIHRNLNYFIHNTNFSILNEGNEKLMDLLNRVFSQQSIENEIMSSNGETDAGMLNNTTVNTVCSSNNIVDNIGPSNSTVDNTHYTDGTSYNVESHNMKNDFLTSSNGQDNKNGNMEGNQISICDANNSENYLKSNFENSEFNINKEEEYCENNLSNENMSVKCKNNLNYNAIKCNEINTNVQEDKNNSQKVIFNDNFGEKNKNEINNKKIVPKKTYPKRNVVKHVENSMSNNMDGNKKNVKGITKEIPKGLAKGNSVGNSRGNVKKIYGKIVTKTNEKRDDEIFGKSIDKAYDINNKDKPYLKFPSTIAEEGQLQTFHNNLTDMQNSIFFNTINKQIDGSSHLPILQNNMAQLLLQNNILANNFILDGKPNIKDISADIIKSNINISNNNILNNQNINNKEITIKDTSNINMEAKDNSTESNLDNVPDEFQDVRPLATIDVNMFKMMETNETTVSDNDNDDNNNNDMVNSSNHILNFYKNYTEQMMKNNIDYKENKRGFALVDENNKYENTDENLILKKQKVKNK; this is translated from the coding sequence atgaatggaaaattttcaaatgttataaaaaggaataataatgacgaaaataataaaaaagtaaataaagtttatatttacaataaaaaaaataagaaatttattgaaaataatacgATTAGCTCAAgcaatacaaataatacaaataacaCAAATAATACAAGCAACACAAGCAATAATTCGagtaagaaaaatatattatttttaaacacacaaaatgaaatagaGAGAAaatcacaaaaaaattttttttttttgcataatATTAAGGAACgaaaaagtatattaaaaaaaaaaaaaaaaattagccATATGAAACGTCttgaaaatgtaaataataatggtaTTGATCTTTCAACGATTTCTTATAtggaagaaaataatttctatgataataacaataaaaaaacattaagAATACCTCCTGAATTTAGTACCACTAAGAAAGCCCCTAAAGTTACACACGGGAGTATTGATtctgttaaaaaaaaaaactatgaaaatttaagtgatgataaaaaacatttggTTAATACGAGTGGGAAAATAAGTGATATTGGTAATACATTAGGGAACAATAATATCGGGGGAAGCAATATTGCGATTAAAAAGTTGGAAAATAAGAAATCGccaataatattttggaAAGGCAACGAAAGGGAAAtcataaagaaaaattacagttctaataataatacaaataggataataaattataatgatcaaacattaaaaatattttgtaatttaaataaagaaaataataaaaacggtgtaaaaacaaataaaaccAATAACTTTATATCAAATTCTAatgacaataaaaatatcaagAGAAAACCCATGGAAAATGAAGTTGCACACACAGATGTAAATATTAGCAACACAGGGAATAGCTGTATGCGCACTGATCCCCAAAGGACAATATGCATAATTGGTgatgaaacaaaaaataatgcatatgaaatgaataaaacaattaccaaaaatatgttatccataaatgataataaaaattttatgggGAATATGAATGAATACCCAATTACgtctaaaaatatatatgatagtatatatatacctcaaataaatattaaaaatataaataactcTTATCctagaaataataataatttgggAACATATTCATATGGTGTAAACAATAATACTAAAAGTGGAGTTGGGAATAATTCTAATGACACGGTTAACAttggtaataataatactataaatataaatgggttaaaaaaatgtgatagttccaatttaattaatacaCTAAACGAATACTCAAATGTAAAGGTGGCAGTGCGTATTAGGCCTATTCCTGATGACgaagaaaaaatagtttcaatttttaataataattatgtacttattgaaaaaacaaatgaaaaagaatcatatttattatcgcaaaaaaagaaacaatCAACATATGTCTTTGATACAGTTTTTGATGTGAATGCTAGTCAAGAAGAAGTATTTTATCATACATCTAAACCTTTGATTCCTCATGTTTTCAAAGGGATAAATTGCACAGTTTTTGCATATGGAGCAACCGGCTCAGGAAAAACTTATACTATGTTAGATGATAAAAATCAGAATGGAATTGTTCAATTATCTCTTTTAGAATTATTTACAattataaaagataaaaaatgtaaaaatgtaaaagtACTCATGAGTTTTTTAGAAGTCTATAATGAAACTATACGTGATTTGTTAggaaaggaaaaaaataaaacattagAAGTACAAGAAGATGTAGCAGAAGTTAAAGTTAGTAATTTATGTGAAATAGAAATACAATCATATGAACAAGCAatgttattaattaatgaaGGAGTTCGAAACAGAAAGATGTCACCTACTAGAGCTAATAAAGTATCTAGTAGATCTCACGcaattttacaaatatatgtattaaatGAAATGCTTGACAGTAATATGaatgtaataaattataaagcAAAACTATGTTTTGTTGATTTAGCTGGTTCTGAAAGAGCTAGTGCTACATCTAATAAAGGGGAGCGATTTAAAGAAGGTTCATATATTAATCAATCATTATTAGCATTAGCTAATTGCATCAACTCATTAGCATCTAATAGAAATTTAGCAAAAGTAAGAGTCAAATACAGAGACAGTAAACTAACAcatttgttaaaaaattcattagAAGGAAATTGTTTAGTTGTTATGATAGCTAATATTAATCCTTCTAGGAAATGTTTCCAAGAATCTAATAATACCCtaaaatatgcatttaGAGCAcgaaatataaaactatGTGCAACTGTACAAactaatgataataaagagactgatattgaaaaaattttaaaaaaaaattatgtcttgcaaaaagaatatgattcattattaataaagcATAAATCTCTTAGAGAGTTTTATTTTCGATTAAAAAATCTATTctgtttatataaaattatacattcatgttatcaaaaaaaagaaaacacAATAGAAAATGTATCTATTTTAGGATTAAAACAAGATATATCTATTTATGAgcaattaataaaaattaagttAGATGaagcaaaaaataaaattgattcTATGAATGATGATGATgacaaaaattttataaatatatttgattcGAATATCCATCGAAAtcttaattattttattcataatacaaattttagTATTTTAAATGAGGGAAATGAGAAATTGATGGATTTGCTTAACCGAGTTTTCTCGCAACAAAgtatagaaaatgaaattatgtCAAGTAACGGGGAAACTGATGCAGGTATGCTCAATAATACCACCGTAAATACAGTTTGCTcaagtaataatatagtaGACAATATAGGGCCAAGCAATAGTACAGTTGATAATACCCATTATACTGATGGGACTTCCTACAATGTTGAATCacataatatgaaaaatgatTTCCTTACCAGTTCAAATGGTcaagataataaaaatgggaaCATGGAAGGAAACCAAATTTCAATATGTGATGCAAACAATTCAGAAAATTATCTAAAAAGTAATTTTGAAAACAGTGAAtttaacataaataaagagGAGGAATATTGTGAGAACAACTTAAGCAATGAAAACATGTCTGTAAAATGCAAAAACAATTTGAACTACAATGCTATTAAGtgtaatgaaataaatacaaatgtacaagaagataaaaataattcccAAAAAGTGATATTTAACGATAATTTtggtgaaaaaaataaaaacgaaataaataataaaaaaattgtaccAAAAAAAACTTATCCTAAGAGAAATGTAGTCAAGCATGTAGAAAATTCAATGAGTAATAACATGGAtggtaataaaaaaaatgttaaggGAATTACTAAGGAGATACCTAAGGGACTTGCTAAGGGGAATAGTGTGGGAAATTCTAGAGgaaatgttaaaaaaatatatggaaaaattGTTACAAAAACAAACGAAAAAAGAGATGATGAAATATTTGGTAAAAGTATTGATAAAGcatatgatataaataataaggaCAAACCCTACCTAAAATTTCCAAGCACAATTGCAGAAGAAGGCCAGCTACAAACGTTTCATAATAATCTGACGGATATGCAaaattctattttttttaatacaataaataaacaaatagaTGGATCTTCGCATTTACCAATACtgcaaaataatatggcTCAACTATTGTTGCAAAATAACATACTtgcaaataattttattttagaCGGAAAACCAAATATCAAAGATATTTCAGCTGATATTATAAAGagtaatattaatataagtaataataatattctaaataatcaaaatataaataataaggaaataacaataaaagATACAAGCAATATTAATATGGAGGCAAAAGATAATTCAACAGAATCAAATTTAGACAATGTGCCTGATGAATTTCAGGATGTACGTCCGTTGGCTACTATAGATGTAAACATGTTTAAAATGATGGAAACGAATGAAACAACAGTTAGCGACAATGACAAcgatgataataataataacgaTATGGTTAATTCATctaatcatattttaaatttctaTAAAAACTATACGGAacaaatgatgaaaaataatattgactataaagaaaacaaaagaGGGTTTGCTTTGGTTGAcgaaaacaataaatatgaaaatacagatgaaaatttaatacTCAAAAAGCAGAAAGTTAAGAATAAATAG
- a CDS encoding ubiquitin-conjugating enzyme, putative — translation MSTFARRRIIQDLNKINKEQNKSFEAAPFSDNIMCCHSIIRGPEDTIWECGIFHLIINFSEEYPVSPPKVKFLSKMFHPNIYTDGNICLDILQNQWSPIYDITSLLTSIQSLLNDPNTASPANPEAAKIFMTDKVLYNKRVLMCVEDSWEIPKFNNSDFN, via the exons atgtcaaCGTTTGCAAGAAGAAGAATTATTCAAGACctgaacaaaataaacaaggagcaaaataaaagttttGAAGCAGCTCCTTTTTCTGATAACATAATGTGCTGCCATTCAATTATAAGAGGCCCAGAAGATACAATATGGGAATGTggaatttttcatttaattattaatttttcagaGGAATATCCAGTTAGTCCTCCTAAggttaaatttttatcaaaaatgtTTCAcccaaatatatataccgATGGAAATATTTGTCTAGATATACTACAAAATCAATGGAGTCCTATTTATGATATTACTTCATTGTTGACATCAATTCaatcattattaaatgaCCCCAATACGGCTTCACCAGCAAATCCAGAAGCAGccaaaatttttatgacaGACAAAGTATTATACAACAAGAGAGTCTTG ATGTGCGTTGAAGATAGCTGGGAAATCCCCAAATTTAACAATAGTGATTTTAAttaa
- a CDS encoding E3 ubiquitin-protein ligase RBX1, putative — MINNTQSEDKEIFKIHKWSAVAAWSWDISVDNCAICRNHIMDLCIECQAKLNEHINDKDKKIDKENCTVAWGVCNHAFHLHCISRWIKARQVCPLDNTTWEFQKATT, encoded by the coding sequence atgattAATAATACACAATCTGAGGACAAagaaatattcaaaattcACAAATGGTCAGCAGTAGCGGCATGGTCTTGGGATATTAGTGTGGACAATTGCGCTATATGTAGAAACCATATAATGGATTTATGCATAGAATGCCAAGCTAAATTAAATGAgcatataaatgataaggataaaaaaattgacaAAGAAAACTGTACCGTTGCTTGGGGTGTGTGTAATCATGCTTTTCATTTACATTGCATATCACGATGGATTAAAGCAAGACAAGTTTGCCCTTTAGATAACACTACTTGGGAATTCCAAAAGGCAACaacttaa